A section of the Triticum dicoccoides isolate Atlit2015 ecotype Zavitan chromosome 7A, WEW_v2.0, whole genome shotgun sequence genome encodes:
- the LOC119333798 gene encoding lysosomal Pro-X carboxypeptidase-like translates to MTPSMTLAVVPAVLLLLLAAFAPELAVGASSSRRTTHQPPHFPAGVASLYRSGGRYAAADNGTAKPFTAHYFPQELDHFTFTPNSSRVFSHKYLLNDTFWRRKPTAGPLFVYTGNEGDIEWFTTNTGFMFDIAPEFGALLVFIEHRFYGESQPFGNDSDKSADTLGYLTTTQALADFAILITSLKQNLSAVDAPVVVFGGSYGGMLASWFRLKYPHVAMGALASSAPILQFDDITPWSGFKDTVTQDFKFESLNCFSVIKAVWDVLDDRGSNETGLLELSKTFRTCKTVQSTDSLTNFLYTAFIYTAMTDYPTPANFLQNLPAYPVKEMCKIIDSFPAEADVIEKAFAAASLYYNYTGDQKCFQVEGGDDPHGLSGWDWQACTEMVMPTTVSNESMFPPFNFSYEERSERCLASYGVRPRMHWITTEYGGHKIDEVLKRFGSNIIFSNGMRDPWSRGGVLKNISSSIIALVTEKGAHHLDFRSATKDDPDWVVEQRRQEVEIIHGWIDQYNKDIAQM, encoded by the exons ATGACGCCCTCCATGACCCTCGCGGTTGTCCCGGCggtgctgctcctcctcctcgcggCGTTCGCGCCGGAACTGGCGGTAGGAGCAAGCTCCTCCAGGCGCACCACCCATCAGCCTCCCCATTTCCCTGCTGGAGTCGCTTCTCTGTATCGCTCCGGCGGCAGGTACGCCGCCGCGGACAACGGCACGGCGAAGCCGTTCACGGCGCACTACTTCCCGCAGGAGCTGGACCACTTCACCTTCACGCCCAACTCCTCCCGCGTCTTCTCCCACAAGTACCTCCTCAACGACACCTTCTGGCGGAGGAAACCCACCGCCGGCCCGCTGTTCGTGTACACCGGCAACGAGGGCGACATCGAGTGGTTCACCACAAATACGGGCTTCATGTTCGACATCGCGCCCGAGTTCGGCGCCCTACTCGTCTTCATCGAG CATCGGTTCTACGGGGAGTCACAGCCGTTCGGGAACGACTCGGACAAGTCGGCCGACACGCTGGGCTATCTGACAACCACGCAGGCGCTCGCGGACTTCGCCATCCTCATCACCAGCCTCAAGCAGAACCTCTCCGCTGTCGATGCCCCCGTCGTTGTATTCGGTGGCTCCTACGGAGGCA TGCTGGCATCATGGTTCAGGCTCAAGTACCCTCATGTCGCCATGGGGGCCCTGGCGTCCTCTGCACCAATCCTGCAGTTCGACGACATCACGCCATGGTCAGGCTTCAAAGACACTGTCACGCAGGACTTCAAG TTCGAGAGCCTGAATTGCTTCAGTGTCATCAAGGCGGTCTGGGATGTGTTAGATGACAGGGGATCAAACGAGACAGGGCTCTTGGAGCTAAGCAAAACCTTCAGAACCTGCAA GACCGTGCAGTCCACTGATTCGCTGACAAACTTTCTATATACGGCATTCATCTACACGGCCATGACGGACTATCCAACTCCAGCCAATTTCCTGCAAAATCTGCCTGCTTATCCTGTCAAAGAG ATGTGCAAGATCATTGATTCTTTTCCCGCGGAAGCAGACGTCATCGAAAAAGCTTTCGCAGCGGCGAGCCTGTACTACAATTACACAGGCGACCAGAAGTGCTTCCAGGTGGAAGGTGGGGATGACCCCCACGGCCTCAGCGGCTGGGACTGGCAG GCCTGCACAGAGATGGTCATGCCAACGACTGTCTCGAATGAGAGCATGTTTCCACCATTCAACTTCAGCTACGAGGAGAGGTCCGAGAGGTGCCTTGCCAGCTATGGAGTTCGTCCGAGGATGCACTGGATCACTACTGAATATGGTGGCCAT AAAATTGACGAAGTTCTCAAGAGGTTTGGGAGCAACATTATCTTCTCCAACGGGATGCGAGACCCGTGGAGTCGAGGCGG GGTGCTCAAGAACATATCATCCAGCATCATTGCTCTTGTCACAGAGAAAG GGGCCCATCATTTGGACTTCAGATCTGCAACCAAGGATGACCCAGACTGGGTTGTAGAACAAAGGAGACAGGAAGTTGAGatcatacatggatggatagatcagtaTAACAAGGACATTGCACAGATGTAG